A window from Pseudomonas sp. MRSN 12121 encodes these proteins:
- a CDS encoding quinone oxidoreductase, whose translation MFTRVKLHKVGGPQVLQFEQVQAQAPGSGEVWLEQTAIGVNPLDLSQRSGAVSVPLPSGLGLEGAGRVMAVGAGVTQVQVGDRVAYATGPLGAYASGRLYPAERLVKLPPELTSEAAAALLFKGITAQYLLKTTYPVGPGSRVLIYGAAGALGQLMVPWAKHLGATVIGVVSKPQSVERARQAGCDTVLVFEAATLARQVVEATHGHKVDVVYDPIGRLSFEASLDSLRPRGVLVSFGAASGVPEPVSVGTLNAKGSLFLTRPSLAAHTATVDEYQERAADVLAACAAGIIQPRIWQRYPLAEVARAHADLHDGRAQGAIVLLP comes from the coding sequence ATGTTCACACGGGTAAAACTTCACAAAGTGGGCGGCCCGCAGGTGTTGCAGTTCGAGCAGGTGCAGGCGCAGGCCCCGGGGAGCGGCGAGGTCTGGCTGGAGCAGACGGCCATCGGCGTCAACCCGCTGGATCTGAGCCAACGCAGTGGTGCCGTATCGGTGCCCCTGCCCAGCGGGCTCGGCCTGGAGGGTGCGGGGCGGGTCATGGCGGTGGGTGCCGGGGTCACCCAGGTCCAGGTGGGCGACCGGGTCGCCTACGCCACCGGGCCCCTGGGGGCCTATGCCAGCGGCCGCCTGTATCCGGCCGAGCGTCTGGTCAAGCTGCCGCCGGAGCTGACCTCGGAGGCGGCCGCGGCCTTGCTGTTCAAGGGCATCACCGCGCAATACCTGCTGAAAACCACCTACCCGGTCGGGCCGGGTAGCCGGGTGTTGATCTACGGCGCCGCCGGCGCCCTGGGCCAGTTAATGGTGCCCTGGGCCAAGCACCTGGGCGCCACCGTGATTGGCGTGGTGTCCAAGCCGCAAAGCGTCGAGCGGGCCCGGCAAGCCGGCTGCGACACGGTGCTGGTCTTCGAGGCCGCCACCCTCGCCCGGCAGGTTGTCGAGGCGACGCACGGGCACAAGGTCGACGTGGTGTACGACCCGATCGGCCGGCTGTCTTTCGAGGCCTCGCTGGACAGCCTGCGCCCACGTGGTGTGCTGGTGTCCTTCGGCGCCGCGTCGGGCGTCCCCGAGCCGGTGTCGGTCGGCACCCTCAATGCCAAGGGCTCGCTGTTCCTGACCCGCCCGTCCCTCGCCGCCCATACCGCCACCGTCGACGAGTACCAGGAGCGCGCCGCCGATGTGCTCGCCGCTTGCGCCGCGGGTATCATCCAGCCACGGATCTGGCAGCGTTATCCCCTGGCCGAGGTGGCCCGGGCCCATGCCGACCTGCACGACGGACGCGCACAAGGCGCCATCGTGCTGCTACCTTGA
- a CDS encoding LysR family transcriptional regulator, translated as MDLFDSRQADELATLLALFEHGSFAAAGRALQRHSSVLSKRLAALEDRLGIRLVQRITRQLRFTDAGARLVERLRHAAGLIGEAEQEASRGAAQVRGRLRLALPAAMGRRWLSPILAEFALAHPEVQLETEYSDRFVDLVGEGFDAAIRIGELADSQLVARKLCAHRRILCAAPAYLQRHGQPQVPADLDQHNCLGFTGLRSWPDWRLTRQGEQATVRVRGSLQSNDNEALLVAARAGVGILAGGDWLMHQDLASGRLLRVLPQWQLDSDSGVFLLRPSARFASASTLAFKQWIEARFAQGAPWETPEAS; from the coding sequence ATGGATCTGTTCGACAGCCGCCAGGCCGATGAGCTCGCCACCTTGCTGGCACTCTTCGAGCACGGCTCTTTCGCCGCCGCGGGGCGGGCCTTGCAGCGCCACTCTTCGGTGCTATCCAAGCGCCTGGCGGCACTGGAGGACCGCCTGGGCATTCGCCTGGTGCAGCGCATCACCCGGCAACTGCGCTTCACCGACGCCGGCGCGCGCCTGGTGGAGCGCCTGCGCCATGCCGCGGGCCTGATCGGCGAAGCCGAGCAGGAGGCATCCCGGGGCGCGGCGCAGGTCCGTGGCCGCCTGCGCCTGGCCTTGCCGGCGGCCATGGGCCGGCGCTGGCTCAGCCCGATCCTCGCCGAGTTCGCCCTGGCCCATCCCGAAGTACAGCTGGAGACCGAGTATTCGGATCGTTTCGTCGACCTGGTCGGCGAAGGTTTCGATGCCGCGATCCGCATCGGCGAACTGGCCGACAGCCAACTGGTAGCGCGCAAGCTCTGCGCCCACCGCCGCATCCTCTGCGCCGCCCCCGCCTACCTGCAACGCCATGGCCAGCCGCAGGTGCCCGCCGATCTGGACCAGCACAATTGCCTGGGCTTCACCGGCCTGCGCTCCTGGCCCGACTGGCGCCTGACCCGCCAGGGCGAGCAGGCAACCGTGCGCGTGCGGGGCAGCCTGCAGAGCAACGACAACGAGGCGCTGCTGGTCGCCGCCCGGGCCGGTGTCGGCATTCTCGCCGGCGGCGACTGGCTGATGCACCAGGACCTAGCGTCGGGGCGACTGCTCAGGGTATTGCCGCAGTGGCAACTGGACAGCGACTCGGGAGTCTTTCTGCTGCGTCCCTCGGCGCGCTTCGCCAGCGCCAGCACCCTGGCCTTCAAACAGTGGATCGAGGCACGTTTCGCCCAGGGCGCGCCGTGGGAGACACCGGAGGCGTCCTGA
- a CDS encoding LysR family transcriptional regulator yields the protein MNNLRRLDINLLLTLDVLLAEHNVTRAAQRLHLSQPSVSVHLAKLRELFDDPLLLPGPRGMRPTARAEALREPLRRALEALELAVAPASPFDPGAATQTWSVAASDYGESTVLLPALAGLRAAAPGTRLAVHELDPAQMVRQVEQGVIDLALHTREDAPPGLRHRVLFSERYVLVGRAGHPRLRRRPSLAQFGKLDHVVVSPDGGGFHGITDSVLAQAGLARRVVLSVPHFLFVLSTLASTDLVAMLPARLVRDNPALKVVEPPLAVPGYEMVMLWHERSHRDPAHRWLREFIVAAL from the coding sequence GTGAATAATTTAAGGCGCTTGGACATCAACTTGCTGTTGACCCTGGATGTGCTGCTGGCGGAGCACAACGTGACCCGCGCGGCGCAGCGCCTGCACCTGTCGCAACCCTCGGTCAGCGTGCACCTGGCCAAGTTGCGCGAGCTCTTCGACGACCCGCTGTTGCTGCCGGGGCCTCGGGGCATGCGGCCCACCGCCCGGGCCGAGGCATTGCGCGAGCCGTTGCGCCGGGCGCTGGAGGCGCTGGAGCTGGCGGTGGCGCCGGCCAGCCCGTTCGACCCGGGCGCCGCGACGCAGACCTGGAGTGTGGCGGCCTCCGACTATGGCGAATCGACGGTGCTCCTGCCGGCCCTGGCCGGCCTGCGTGCGGCGGCGCCCGGCACCCGGCTGGCGGTGCACGAACTGGATCCCGCGCAGATGGTCCGGCAGGTCGAGCAGGGCGTCATCGACCTGGCCCTGCATACCCGCGAGGACGCGCCGCCGGGGCTGCGGCACCGGGTGCTGTTCAGCGAACGTTATGTGCTGGTGGGGCGCGCCGGCCATCCGCGCTTGCGACGGCGTCCGAGCCTGGCGCAGTTCGGCAAGCTGGATCATGTGGTGGTCTCGCCCGATGGCGGTGGCTTCCATGGCATCACCGACAGCGTGCTGGCGCAGGCGGGGCTGGCACGGCGGGTGGTGCTGTCGGTGCCGCACTTCCTGTTCGTGCTCTCGACGCTGGCCAGCACCGACCTGGTGGCGATGCTGCCGGCGCGGCTGGTGCGCGACAACCCGGCGCTGAAGGTGGTCGAGCCGCCGCTGGCGGTGCCGGGCTACGAGATGGTCATGCTCTGGCACGAGCGCAGTCATCGCGATCCGGCTCACCGCTGGCTGCGCGAATTTATCGTCGCTGCGCTGTGA
- a CDS encoding NAD(P)H-dependent oxidoreductase — protein sequence MNVLLVYAHPEPRSLNGSLKDFSIKRLEAAGHAVQVSDLYAMNWKAPLDAADSLGRPADARFDPSQDSQRAFAEGLQSADIVHEQEKLRWADTVLLQFPLWWFSMPAILKGWVERVYAYGFAYGVGEHSDARWGDRYGEGTLAGKRAMLIVTAGGWESHYSPRGINGPIDDLLFPIHHGILYYPGFDVLPPYVIYRTGRIDPARYASLCEELGQRLDQLQQVAPIPFRPQNAGAYRIPELTLRPEIAEGQSGFAVHRV from the coding sequence ATGAATGTGCTGTTGGTATACGCCCACCCCGAACCCCGCTCCTTGAACGGCTCGCTCAAGGACTTCTCGATCAAGCGCCTGGAAGCCGCCGGCCACGCGGTCCAGGTGTCGGACCTGTACGCGATGAACTGGAAGGCGCCGCTGGACGCCGCCGACAGCCTGGGCCGGCCGGCGGATGCCCGCTTCGATCCGTCCCAGGACTCCCAGCGTGCCTTCGCCGAGGGCCTGCAATCGGCGGACATCGTGCACGAACAGGAAAAGCTGCGGTGGGCCGACACCGTGCTGCTGCAATTTCCCCTGTGGTGGTTCTCCATGCCGGCGATCCTCAAGGGTTGGGTGGAACGGGTCTACGCCTACGGGTTTGCCTATGGCGTGGGCGAACACTCGGATGCACGCTGGGGCGACCGTTACGGTGAAGGCACCCTGGCCGGCAAGCGCGCGATGCTGATCGTCACGGCCGGCGGCTGGGAGTCGCACTACAGCCCGCGGGGCATCAACGGGCCGATCGACGACCTGCTGTTCCCGATCCACCACGGCATCCTCTATTACCCCGGCTTCGACGTCCTGCCGCCCTACGTGATCTACCGCACCGGGCGCATCGATCCGGCGCGCTACGCCAGCCTCTGCGAGGAACTCGGGCAGCGCCTCGACCAGTTGCAGCAGGTCGCGCCCATCCCCTTCCGCCCGCAGAACGCCGGAGCCTACCGGATTCCGGAACTGACCCTGCGCCCGGAGATCGCCGAGGGCCAGTCCGGTTTCGCCGTGCATCGGGTCTAG
- a CDS encoding barstar family protein, whose product MTRPPRVSIDLDAVTSAAELHAVLRDALGFPAWYGANWDAFWDAITGLVDMPEYLQFSGWAGLATRLPGEAALLRRCLANMTSLYPQLAPQVAFD is encoded by the coding sequence ATGACCCGCCCGCCCCGAGTGAGCATCGACCTGGACGCGGTGACCAGCGCCGCCGAGTTGCACGCCGTCCTGCGCGATGCGCTGGGCTTTCCCGCCTGGTACGGCGCCAATTGGGACGCGTTCTGGGATGCGATCACCGGACTGGTGGACATGCCCGAGTACCTGCAATTTTCCGGCTGGGCCGGGCTGGCCACGCGCTTGCCCGGGGAGGCAGCGCTTCTGCGGCGCTGCCTGGCGAACATGACCTCGCTGTATCCGCAACTCGCGCCGCAGGTGGCGTTCGACTGA
- a CDS encoding SDR family oxidoreductase produces the protein MKQASKRILVTGAGSGFGREVALRLAAKGHEVIAGVQITPQVTELRQLADSLDLTLRVEKLDITSARDRAYAWQWQIDVLLNNAGDAETGAIAEIPMDILRGQFETNVFANLELTQGFVRQMVERRQGKIVFVSSIAGLLTGPFTGAYCASKHALESIAEALHMELAEFGIQVATINPGPYSTGFNDRMMETWKSWYDPQKHFTDHAGLKFPFEQYDPEEMVAKMVEVVEADGGAFRNLLPAHFVDIVKQDQRDAWTRQQS, from the coding sequence ATGAAGCAAGCATCCAAACGCATTCTGGTGACCGGCGCCGGCTCGGGTTTTGGCCGTGAAGTGGCGCTGCGCCTGGCGGCCAAGGGGCATGAGGTGATCGCCGGGGTGCAGATCACCCCGCAGGTCACCGAGCTGCGCCAGCTCGCCGACAGCCTGGATCTCACGCTGCGGGTCGAGAAGCTGGACATCACCTCGGCGCGCGACCGCGCCTATGCCTGGCAGTGGCAGATCGACGTGCTGTTGAACAATGCCGGCGACGCCGAGACCGGCGCGATCGCGGAGATTCCCATGGATATCCTGCGTGGGCAGTTCGAGACCAACGTGTTCGCCAACCTGGAACTGACCCAGGGCTTCGTGCGGCAGATGGTCGAGCGGCGCCAGGGCAAGATCGTCTTCGTCTCGTCGATCGCCGGCCTGCTCACCGGGCCGTTCACCGGCGCCTACTGCGCCTCCAAGCACGCCCTGGAATCCATCGCCGAAGCGCTGCACATGGAACTGGCGGAGTTCGGCATCCAGGTCGCGACCATCAACCCCGGGCCCTATTCCACCGGCTTCAACGACCGGATGATGGAAACCTGGAAAAGCTGGTACGACCCGCAGAAGCACTTCACCGATCACGCCGGGCTGAAATTCCCGTTCGAGCAGTACGACCCCGAGGAGATGGTGGCGAAGATGGTCGAGGTGGTGGAGGCGGACGGCGGGGCCTTCCGCAACCTGTTGCCGGCGCACTTCGTCGATATCGTCAAGCAGGACCAGCGGGACGCGTGGACGCGCCAGCAGTCCTAA
- a CDS encoding LysR family transcriptional regulator — translation MSRRDPLAGLHVFMAVVETGNFTRAAAVLGVTPAAVSLAIGQLEGELRSKLFHRTTRGVSLTETGQRFHDASEAGYRSLLQARDELGESQGEPSGHLRISALHMARHLIVAPLLEDFFQRYPRVTLEIRYEDQLVDIVREQLDAGIRLADALHPGMLAVQITPPLHCALVASPDYLARHPAPRRIDDLREHACIRFRFPSSGQLHKWHLHDGQQEVKLDVPGRFISTDTQAVIEAARAGVGIAHVFIRERIAADLDSGRLVEVLPGTCQPLPPMWLYYANRKHVPLKLRALIDVLRDWKQVPAH, via the coding sequence ATGAGCCGACGCGATCCCTTGGCCGGGCTGCACGTCTTCATGGCGGTAGTCGAGACCGGCAACTTCACCCGCGCCGCGGCCGTACTGGGCGTGACCCCGGCGGCCGTGAGCCTGGCCATCGGCCAGCTGGAAGGCGAACTGCGCAGCAAGCTGTTCCACCGCACCACCCGCGGCGTCAGCCTGACGGAAACCGGGCAGCGTTTTCACGACGCCAGCGAAGCCGGCTACCGCAGCCTGTTGCAGGCTCGGGACGAGTTGGGCGAAAGCCAGGGCGAACCCTCGGGGCACCTGCGCATCAGCGCCCTGCACATGGCCCGGCACCTGATCGTCGCGCCGCTGCTCGAGGATTTTTTCCAGCGCTACCCCAGGGTCACCCTGGAAATCCGCTACGAAGACCAGCTGGTGGACATCGTCAGGGAACAGCTCGACGCCGGCATCCGCCTGGCCGACGCGCTGCATCCGGGCATGCTCGCGGTACAGATCACGCCACCGTTGCACTGCGCCCTGGTGGCCAGCCCGGATTACCTGGCACGGCACCCGGCGCCGCGGCGCATCGACGATCTGCGCGAGCATGCCTGCATCCGTTTTCGCTTTCCCAGCAGCGGGCAGCTGCACAAATGGCACCTGCACGACGGCCAGCAGGAGGTGAAGCTGGATGTACCCGGGCGCTTCATCAGCACCGACACCCAGGCGGTGATAGAGGCCGCCCGCGCCGGCGTCGGCATCGCCCATGTGTTCATCCGCGAACGCATCGCCGCCGACCTCGACAGCGGCCGGCTGGTGGAGGTCCTGCCCGGCACCTGCCAGCCCCTGCCGCCGATGTGGCTGTACTACGCCAACCGCAAGCACGTCCCGCTCAAGCTGCGGGCCCTGATCGACGTGCTGCGCGACTGGAAGCAGGTGCCAGCACACTGA
- a CDS encoding NAD(P)-dependent alcohol dehydrogenase, whose protein sequence is MTVGATIMSIVANAFTAAVVRQQGGPFQLEDIRIGAPRHDEVLVRIVAAGMCHTDMVARDQVYPVPQPIVLGHEGSGVVEAVGADVTKVAPGDHVVLTFLSCGQCRACLEGAPASCEQFNPLNFSGQRSDGSHALCDHSGTALNDRFFGQSSFAAYAMANERNVVKVRQDVPLELLGPLGCGIQTGAGAVLNALKVGAGASFAAFGGGAVGLSAILAARAAGATTIFAIDVLPSRLELARELGATHVVDSREQDAVAVIREVTGAGVDFALDSTGIPAVIRSAVAALRPRGRCGIVGASRPGTNLELDANDLMQNCKHIFGIVEGDSVPDVFIPQLIELYRQGHFAFDRLIRFYPFAQINQAAHDSETGLTLKPVILIDTQG, encoded by the coding sequence ATGACTGTCGGAGCCACCATCATGAGCATCGTTGCCAATGCCTTTACCGCCGCCGTCGTGCGCCAGCAGGGCGGCCCGTTTCAACTCGAAGACATCCGGATTGGCGCCCCGCGGCACGACGAAGTGCTGGTGCGGATCGTCGCGGCCGGGATGTGCCACACCGACATGGTGGCGCGCGACCAGGTCTATCCCGTGCCCCAGCCGATCGTGCTGGGTCACGAAGGCTCGGGGGTGGTCGAGGCCGTCGGCGCCGACGTCACCAAGGTGGCGCCGGGCGATCACGTGGTGCTGACCTTTCTCTCCTGCGGCCAATGCCGGGCCTGCCTGGAAGGCGCACCGGCCAGTTGCGAGCAGTTCAACCCACTAAATTTTTCCGGCCAGCGCAGCGACGGTTCCCATGCGCTGTGCGACCACAGCGGCACGGCGCTCAACGACCGTTTCTTCGGCCAGTCGTCGTTCGCCGCCTATGCCATGGCCAACGAGCGCAACGTGGTCAAGGTCCGCCAGGATGTGCCGCTGGAGCTGCTCGGGCCCCTGGGCTGCGGGATCCAGACCGGGGCCGGGGCGGTGCTCAATGCCCTGAAAGTCGGGGCCGGGGCCAGCTTCGCCGCCTTCGGTGGCGGCGCCGTGGGCCTGAGCGCGATCCTTGCCGCCCGGGCGGCGGGGGCGACCACGATCTTCGCCATCGATGTGCTGCCCTCGCGCCTGGAACTGGCCAGGGAGCTGGGCGCCACCCATGTGGTCGACAGCCGCGAGCAGGACGCGGTGGCGGTCATCCGCGAGGTGACGGGGGCGGGCGTCGACTTCGCGCTGGACTCCACCGGCATCCCGGCGGTGATCCGTTCGGCGGTCGCGGCGCTGCGCCCACGGGGCCGCTGCGGCATCGTCGGCGCGTCGAGGCCGGGGACCAACCTGGAGCTGGACGCCAACGACCTGATGCAGAACTGCAAGCATATTTTCGGCATCGTCGAAGGCGACAGCGTGCCGGACGTGTTCATCCCGCAGCTGATCGAGCTGTACCGGCAGGGGCACTTCGCCTTCGACCGGCTGATCCGCTTCTATCCCTTCGCGCAGATCAACCAGGCCGCGCACGACAGCGAAACGGGCCTGACCCTCAAACCGGTGATCCTCATCGATACCCAGGGCTGA
- a CDS encoding flavodoxin family protein, giving the protein MTTVAIVFFSGYGHTTKQAEAVLEGAASSAGTQARLYQIDANGDLPESAWTEIGNADAIIYGSPTYMGGPAWQFKKFADASSKSWFGQAWKNKVAAGFTNSASVNGDKFSTIQYFWTLSQQHGQVWVGTGLLPANTKAHGPADVNWTAGFGGALAVSPSDASPDEAPRAGDLQTAVLLGKRVAEFAARLA; this is encoded by the coding sequence ATGACCACCGTTGCGATTGTGTTTTTCAGCGGCTACGGCCACACCACCAAGCAGGCCGAAGCCGTGCTCGAAGGCGCCGCCTCCAGCGCCGGGACCCAGGCCAGGCTCTATCAGATCGATGCCAACGGCGACCTGCCGGAAAGCGCCTGGACCGAGATCGGCAACGCCGACGCGATCATCTACGGCAGCCCCACCTACATGGGCGGCCCGGCCTGGCAGTTCAAGAAGTTCGCCGATGCCAGTTCCAAGTCCTGGTTCGGCCAGGCCTGGAAGAACAAGGTGGCGGCGGGGTTCACCAACTCCGCCTCGGTCAACGGCGACAAGTTCTCGACCATCCAGTATTTCTGGACGCTGTCGCAGCAGCACGGGCAGGTCTGGGTCGGCACCGGCCTGTTGCCGGCCAACACCAAGGCCCATGGCCCGGCCGATGTGAACTGGACCGCGGGCTTTGGCGGCGCGCTGGCGGTTTCGCCGTCCGATGCCTCGCCTGACGAAGCACCACGTGCCGGTGACTTGCAGACCGCCGTGCTGCTGGGCAAGCGGGTCGCCGAGTTCGCCGCGCGCCTGGCGTGA
- a CDS encoding helix-turn-helix domain-containing protein: MNAPAHWNPYAAQCPTRCVLDRIADKWTVLILGLLQQRTWRFNALLRQIEGLSQKVLSQALKRLERDGLVSRTVFATVPVTVEYALTPLGTTLSQSLRVLIDWSEANIEAITAAQRAYDANLGKTAAGAQAGETADAR, encoded by the coding sequence ATGAATGCCCCCGCCCACTGGAACCCCTACGCCGCCCAGTGCCCGACCCGTTGCGTGCTGGACCGGATCGCCGACAAGTGGACGGTGCTGATCCTCGGCCTGCTGCAGCAACGGACCTGGCGCTTCAACGCCCTGCTCCGGCAGATCGAGGGTCTGTCGCAAAAGGTCCTGTCGCAGGCCCTCAAGCGCCTGGAGCGCGACGGGCTGGTCAGCCGCACGGTGTTCGCCACGGTGCCGGTCACCGTCGAATACGCGCTGACGCCGCTGGGCACCACCCTGTCGCAATCCCTGCGCGTGCTGATCGACTGGTCGGAGGCCAATATCGAAGCGATCACCGCGGCGCAACGGGCCTACGACGCCAACCTGGGAAAAACCGCCGCGGGCGCGCAGGCTGGCGAAACCGCCGACGCTCGCTGA
- a CDS encoding methylenetetrahydrofolate reductase C-terminal domain-containing protein translates to MTLLNKALSEQSFVCILEFVPKPDARRFAAVEALMARSQLCDWPLTLAIADRVGNPLEMSPLEAFRSLGQPVPALLHFSGKDRERQDLLAQLPLMDAAGVQQLLLLTGDRLSGHRPGQRPVRYLESVAALQSVRQARPHWWLAAALNPFKYREEEGGAQYFKAEKKLAAGADCFMLQLGFDAQKHLEAIAWMNRQPNPKPLIACILALTQGRARMLDQVAGVVVTPSMRALVDAEAAVSKHYARERSIERLALQAIGLKLMGYAGINLSGIHDLDQLLALEQAINAWQPRVPSLEQWRAAWDAAWRMPGLGPVSFHPVEANWQLGESRVGASPRERARYHLLHGMHSLLFDRSTWTSRAFGWAVRRPLWSSTTGALWLHRLERGLKRPLLGCDTCGSCRLEDTLYICPETCPKGLANGPCGGTSLNRCEFGDRECIHSVKYRTAKAVGQSAVLSQRLIPCVEVGNRHRSSWPRWFDNPPSTAQAPRHERDNAGTVAVSKD, encoded by the coding sequence ATGACCCTGCTGAACAAGGCGCTGAGCGAGCAAAGCTTCGTCTGCATCCTGGAATTCGTGCCCAAGCCCGACGCCCGGCGGTTCGCCGCCGTCGAAGCGCTCATGGCCCGCTCGCAACTGTGCGACTGGCCCTTGACCCTGGCCATCGCCGACCGCGTCGGCAACCCGCTGGAGATGTCGCCGCTGGAGGCCTTTCGCAGTCTCGGGCAGCCCGTTCCGGCGCTGCTGCATTTTTCCGGCAAGGACCGCGAACGCCAGGACCTGCTCGCGCAACTGCCGCTGATGGACGCGGCCGGGGTGCAGCAACTCCTGTTGCTCACCGGCGACCGTCTGTCCGGCCATCGGCCCGGCCAGCGCCCGGTGCGCTACCTGGAATCGGTCGCCGCCCTGCAGAGCGTGCGCCAGGCCCGCCCCCATTGGTGGCTGGCGGCCGCGCTGAACCCCTTCAAGTACCGCGAGGAAGAAGGCGGCGCGCAGTATTTCAAGGCCGAGAAGAAGCTCGCGGCCGGCGCCGACTGTTTCATGCTGCAACTGGGCTTCGACGCGCAAAAACACCTCGAAGCCATCGCCTGGATGAACCGCCAGCCCAACCCCAAGCCGCTGATCGCCTGCATCCTGGCCCTGACCCAGGGCCGCGCGAGGATGCTCGACCAGGTGGCGGGCGTGGTGGTCACGCCCTCCATGCGCGCCCTGGTGGACGCCGAGGCGGCCGTCTCCAAGCACTACGCCCGGGAACGCAGCATCGAGCGCCTGGCCCTGCAAGCGATCGGCCTGAAACTGATGGGCTACGCCGGCATCAACCTGTCGGGCATCCATGACCTGGACCAATTGCTCGCGCTGGAACAGGCCATCAATGCCTGGCAGCCTCGCGTACCGTCGCTGGAGCAGTGGCGCGCGGCCTGGGACGCCGCCTGGCGGATGCCCGGGCTGGGCCCGGTGAGCTTCCACCCGGTCGAAGCGAACTGGCAGCTGGGGGAGTCCCGGGTCGGCGCTTCGCCCAGGGAACGAGCGCGCTATCACCTGCTCCACGGCATGCACTCGCTGCTGTTCGACCGCAGCACCTGGACCAGCCGCGCCTTCGGCTGGGCGGTGCGCCGCCCCCTGTGGTCGAGCACAACCGGCGCGCTCTGGCTGCATCGCCTGGAACGCGGCCTGAAACGGCCCCTGCTGGGCTGCGACACCTGCGGCAGCTGCCGCCTCGAAGACACCCTCTACATCTGCCCCGAGACCTGCCCCAAGGGGCTGGCCAACGGCCCCTGCGGCGGCACCTCGCTCAACCGCTGCGAGTTCGGCGACCGCGAATGCATCCACAGCGTCAAGTACCGCACCGCCAAGGCGGTGGGCCAGAGCGCAGTGCTCAGCCAGCGCCTGATTCCCTGCGTGGAGGTCGGCAACCGCCATCGCAGCTCCTGGCCGCGCTGGTTCGACAACCCGCCGTCAACAGCACAGGCGCCACGGCATGAGCGTGACAATGCCGGCACCGTGGCGGTTTCCAAGGACTGA
- a CDS encoding HlyD family secretion protein translates to MSGTLYRQEALHANRRSTLGGVALYVGVHHRLLAAAALLFVVSVAMFLYNGSYTARERATGDLLPEQGVLNVVPATAGVVTHVFVQDGQQVERDAPLLAVSTEVATELGETRALIARRLRQQRATLELDLGAQSALALGVVHELQARIALLEGQRLEATHEIAQRRQQADLAREKLARWRTLRDKGFVSDGRLADEQATVLEAQVRVREATSRRLEVEQKLASARQQLREAPIAADLRQRDIERQLNQLNQQIAANQEQRETLLRAPQSGTVAALLAIPGRAVASGETLVALLPKDSQLQARLFVPSRAIGFVREGDRVVLRYQAYPFQKFGLQYGRVIDVSRTALSARDVAALTGNPAVQGQHYRVIVAPDRQDIDAYGRSERLRAGMAVDADILLERRRLVEWLFEPLYAIGRLAQ, encoded by the coding sequence ATGAGCGGTACGCTTTACCGCCAGGAGGCGCTGCACGCGAATCGGCGCAGCACCCTGGGCGGCGTCGCGCTGTATGTCGGCGTACATCACCGGTTACTGGCCGCGGCCGCGCTGCTGTTCGTCGTAAGTGTGGCGATGTTTCTCTACAACGGCAGCTATACCGCCCGGGAACGCGCCACCGGCGACCTGTTGCCGGAACAAGGCGTGCTGAACGTCGTGCCTGCGACCGCAGGTGTGGTGACCCATGTCTTCGTGCAGGACGGCCAGCAGGTCGAGCGCGACGCGCCCTTGCTTGCAGTATCCACTGAAGTTGCCACCGAACTGGGTGAAACCCGCGCGCTCATCGCCCGTCGCCTGCGCCAGCAACGGGCAACCCTGGAACTCGACCTGGGCGCCCAATCGGCGCTCGCCCTGGGCGTGGTCCACGAGTTGCAGGCACGCATCGCCTTGCTCGAAGGGCAACGGCTTGAAGCCACTCACGAGATTGCCCAGCGCCGCCAGCAGGCCGATCTGGCACGGGAAAAGCTCGCCCGCTGGCGTACCTTGCGCGACAAGGGATTTGTCTCGGACGGCCGGCTCGCCGACGAGCAAGCCACGGTACTCGAGGCGCAAGTCCGGGTTCGGGAAGCCACCAGCCGCCGGCTCGAGGTCGAGCAGAAACTGGCCAGCGCCCGTCAGCAACTGAGAGAGGCGCCCATCGCGGCCGATCTGCGACAGCGCGATATCGAACGCCAGCTCAACCAGCTCAACCAGCAGATCGCCGCCAACCAGGAGCAGCGCGAAACCCTGCTGCGCGCCCCGCAGTCCGGCACTGTCGCCGCGCTGCTGGCCATTCCCGGGCGCGCCGTCGCCAGTGGCGAGACGCTGGTCGCCTTGCTGCCCAAAGACTCGCAGCTGCAAGCGCGGTTGTTCGTCCCGAGCCGGGCGATCGGCTTTGTCCGCGAAGGCGATCGGGTCGTGCTCCGCTACCAGGCTTATCCCTTCCAGAAATTCGGCCTGCAGTACGGCCGGGTGATCGACGTCTCCCGTACTGCGCTGTCTGCGCGCGATGTCGCAGCGCTTACCGGCAATCCTGCGGTGCAGGGCCAGCATTACCGGGTCATCGTCGCCCCCGACCGGCAGGACATCGACGCTTACGGACGCAGCGAGCGCCTGCGGGCGGGCATGGCGGTCGACGCCGACATCCTGCTGGAGCGGCGACGCCTGGTCGAATGGCTGTTCGAACCGCTGTACGCCATCGGCCGCCTTGCCCAATGA